GTTTGAGCATGCTCATCACCGTCTCGACCTGCGCCCGTTGGCCGTAGCGTCTGCCTTGTTGTGTCCCGGCGAGTTCGCGCTGCATGGATCGGCGGTACGGGTCGGTCGCGGGCCATCGGGGCCGGGCGGGCCGGCCGACCTTGGCCTTGATCCATGAACGCACGCCCAGCCGGTCCCGCGCGAGGTAGTGGTTACGCCCCGAGTCATAGCCCGCGTCGGCCAGCACGTGCGTCACGAGCAGACGCCGGTCGCCGTCGACCAGCAGCGGCACAAAGTCGGGCGCATCACTGCCCAGGCCGGTCTTCGCGACCGCCGAGGCGATCAGGTGCGTCCGCGTGTCGATACCGACCGCCAGTTTGGGCAGGCGTTTGGCGGTGTCGGATCGCCTTTGTCTGATAGTGTTTTTGTCGTCAGACGCGTGGCGACGACACCGCCGCTCGTAGTGCCGGCTGCGCGGGTGGGTATCGAACATCGTCGAGTCGAGCGCCAGCGTGTCGCCGGTGAAGCCGCGCGTCTTCATCACGCCGATGATCAGGTCGAGCATGCGGTTGGCTTGCGTCAATCCAACGATCGTCTCGAACGCGCGGCAGAGCGTCGAGGCGTCGGGCACCTTCGCCATCCCCAGGCGAGCGCACCAGTCGGTGTCGTTCAGCAACGCCACGGCCTTGCGGTAGCTGAGCTTCATCATCTCCCGCGCCACCAGGCACGCGAACAACTGCGCCAGTGTGAAGTCGTGTCGGCTGAACGGCGAGGCGTATTCGGGCAGCGTCCGCGTCGCCACGTCATGCGCCACCCGCATCACCGTCCATGGCGATCGGCAGGTTTCCATCCCGTATCATGTAACCGCTCGAAGCCGGGAGCGCAAATCGAACAAGCGCCGAACATCCGGAGGGTCGCAACAGAGCCTGTCGGATACCGTTTTCTCGTTTCTGGGAAAACGGTATCCGACAGGCTCTGTTGCGACCCTCTCCTTCGCCGGACGATCATCAGGTTGTGGACGAGGACTTTGAGCAGCAGGGCCATCTCCCGGGCGTGACGGGTTCGGGCGCGCGGGGCGTCGCCGAGGTTGCGTTTGAGCATGCTCATCACCGTCTCGACCTGCGCCCGTTGGCCGTAGCGTCTGCCTTGTTGTGTCCCGGCGAGTTCGCGCTGCATGGATCGGCGGTACGGGTCGGTCGCGGGCCATCGGGGCCGGGCGGGCCGGCCGACCTTGGCCTTGATCCATGAACGCACGCCCAGCCGGTCCCGCGCGAGGTAGTGGTTACGCCCCGAGTCATAGCCCGCGTCGGCCAGCACGTGCGTCACGAGCAGACGCCGGTCGCCGTCGACCAGCAGCGGCACAAAGTCGGGCGCATCACTGCCCAGGCCGGTCTTCGCGACCGCCGAGGCGATCAGGTGCGTCCGCGTGTCGATACCGACCGCCAGTTTGGGCAGGCGTTTGGCGGTGTCGGATCGCCTTTGTCTGATAGTGTTTTTGTCGTCAGACGCGTGGCGACGACACCGCCGCTCGTAGTGCCGGCTGCGCGGGTGGGTATCGAACATCGTCGAGTCGAGCGCCAGCGTGTCGCCGGTGAAGCCGCGCGTCTTCATCACGCCGATGATCAGGTCGAGCATGCGGTTGGCTTGCGTCAATCCAACGATCGTCTCGAACGCGCGGCAGAGCGTCGAGGCATCGGGCACCTTCGCCATCCCCAGCCGGGCGCACCAGTCGGTGTCGTTGAGCAACGCCTCCGCCTTGCGGTAGCTGAGCTTCATCATCTCCCGCGCCACCAGGCACGCGAACAACTGCGCCAGTGTGAAGTCGTGTCGGCTGAACGGCGAGGCGTATTCGGGCAGCGTCCGCGTCGCCACGTCATGCGCCACCCGCATCACCGTCCATGGCGATCGGCAGGTTTCCATCCCGTATCATGTAACCGCTCGAAGCCGGGAGCGCAAGTCGAACAAGCGCCGAACATCCGGAGGGTCGCAACAGAGCCAGACGGACCCCTTTTTCGGGGATAGACGCCTCTCTCATGTCGCGGTTTGGTCTGGCTGACTTGCATGGGTTGCCTTGGCTTGGGGGCTTGTGGCATAAAGGACTATCTTACCCGGGCGTTGGCCAGGGCTGGGGATGGGATATTGCGGATTCACGCTGGCCCGATGTGAATCGGGGGGAAGCGTACGCGCGGGGTTTTGGATCGGCGTGGCGGGGGCGGTGTGGGGTGAAGCGGCTTTTTGAGCTGGAAAATTCAGAATTAAAAAAAGGTCGGTCACCTGGGCGTTGTGCGCAGTGTCGCAGAGATACGGGGGTGGGGGTGGTAAAGAAGCCCACGCCGGGACGACGTGGGCTTCGGTGGGAAAGCGGGATGGAGTGGAGGGCGTGTCGTCTACTCGGCGGCTGCGGGCTCGGTGGTGAAGGCATTGATCACGGCGGCGGCGCGGGCTTGGGCGTCGGCGCACTCGTTGTCGCCCCAGTATTCGTCGGCCAAGTCGAAGAGGTGGTTGTACATCGGGTCGCCGCGCCACTGTTTTTGCAGGGCGATCGTCTCGCGCGATTCGAGCAGGTCGTTCCACGCGGCGCGGACGCTCAGCCAGTAGGTGTGGGTGTGGTCCCAGTAGTCGTAGGCGGTGGCGAAGTCGACTTGGTCGGTGCGGGTGTAGGTGTTGACGCCCTGTTCGAGCGCGATGACCGGGTGGTCAGGGTTGTCGAGGTCGAGCTTGGCGTTGTCTTGTTGATGAACCCAGCCGGCGTCGGTGACGATGTGGGTGTTGGTGGCGACGACGATGTGGTAGTCGCTGCGTTTGGAGTCTTCGCGGCGGGGTAGCGGGCGGTGGGTGGTGTCGCTGGTCCAGGTGGAGACGCCGTGGGCGTGGACCCACGTGCCGGTGCCCCAGTAGCGGGGCTCGTCGGAGACCTGGAAGACGGACTGCGTCCAGGTGCCTTGCGCTTGCGTGTCGCTGATCGTCGTCGGCTGCCAGGTGTTGTGGCCGACGAACTCGAAACGCTCGGTCTGTTCGTATTGCCAGACCTGACGCCAGTGCTTGACGATGTGTCCTTCGCCTTCGTGCCAGACGACGAGGATGTGCTGCATCTCGATGTGCTCGGGCTGGTCATCGACGACGACGACAAGCTCGGTGGCTTCGGCGTGGTAGGGCTCGGTCAATTCGTAGCCGGGGCGGAGGGCGAGGGTTTCTTTGAAGTCGAAGGCAACGGTGAACTCCCCGGCCATGCCGAGGATGGCGGCGCGGTCGCGTTCGAGGTCGGCGGCGCTGCGGGGCGGCGCGGCGGTTTCAGCCGAGGCGTAGTGCGTCTCACTCGCGCGGACGGAGACGCAGCCGGTGGACGCGAGCAGGGTCAGCAGCAACGCGAGGAAGCCGGCCAGGGTCAGCAGCGGACGCAGGGGGATCGTGAGCATGGGTGTGCCTTTTTCAGGGGTGTTTGGGTTCATTGTAGCTATCGCGGCGTGCCGTCCCAGAGGCCGGGTGCGTCGAGGATGTCTTGTTCGCCGAGCATCTCGGTATGGCCGTCGAGGTGGCCGACGACGGCCTTGAGGTTCCATCGCAAGTCAAGGTTGCCAAAGGTGTTGGCCATCGCCGGATTGGGGTCGTAGGTCCCCGTGGGCTCGCGGACGTCGCGGTTGCCGCTGGCGTACTCGGGGAAGACGTAGCTGCGTGCCGACGCGGTCACGAGCAGGTGGCTGGGGCTCTGGACCTGGGCCTCTTTGTTCAGCGGGTCGGGGTTGAGACTGGCGTGGTAGGGCAGGTCCATGTTGTAGTTGATGCCCAGCGAGGGGACGAGGTTGGTCAGGTAGTTGTAGTAGGTCGGCGACGCGGGGTTGTACTGATCGAGGATCGCCTCTTGCCCGTTGATGAGCAGCGCGCCTTCGAGGTTGTAATCGAAGTACGGCGCGAGCCGCCAGGAGTAGCCGGTGTAGGCGCCGGCGTCGCCGGAGTGGGTCGATGCGTTCCAGATGATGTCGCCGTGATCGTTGCGGACATTGTAGTTCGGGGTGTAGTCGGTGGTCGGGAATAGCCGCCCCTTGTGCTCGTCGATCCACATGCGATTGGCGAGCAGGACCATGTGCGACGCGGACATCTCGCGGGTCTGCTGAGCGCTGCGCCTTGCGGCACCGAGCGCGGGAAGGAGTATGGCGATCAGCAGCGCGATGATGCTGATGACCACGAGCAGTTCGACCAGGGTAAAGGCTTGTTTGTTGCGCATCACGTGCTCCGATCGTAGCGTAGGACGGCCGTCGGCCGGGAAGGCAAGACGACGCCGTCGGGCATCGCCTTGCGTGGGATCACTGCGTGGCTCTTAGCGCCGACGGCGGGCGGTACACAGCGCCGCGCCCCCGATGAGCAGCGCGAGGCCTGTGGGCTCGGGGACTGCACCGGCGGCGACCGCGTCAACGACGGCGGCGTCGTTGATGTAGTCGATCCGGACCGCCGCGAGGTTGGTGTGATTCGCGGTGTCGAAGCTGATGACGTAGTCCTCGCCCGCCGCGACCTGCCACTGGGCCCAGAGGTAGGTCGTGTCGTTGGGGCTGCCTACCAAGCCGTGCAGCACGCCGTTGGCCGTACCGCGGTCGACCCGTTCGGTCGCGTCGCTGCCGTTGAGCTGGAGCGAAGTCGCAAAGGGCACTTCCCCAGGGATGTAGGCGATCTGGAGGACGACGGTGGTGAACGCCTCGGCGTCCGCCAAGCCGGTGAGCTCGATGTCGTAGCTGCCGGTGTTGCCGCCGGAGTAGAGGTTCGACGAGCCGGTGACCAGGCCGAACGGCGGGCCGTCCATCGGGACGGGCGTGAAGACGCCGGGCGTGAGCGACGCGGCGCCCATGCCGGCGCTGCCGACGTCGGCGGCGTGTGGGCCGGCAAATGCGCCTGCGAAGGTGTCCCACTCGAACGTGCCGTCCGCCGCGCCGAAGGACGGTGACTCGAACAGGTACGGGTCGGTCGTGAC
The sequence above is a segment of the Phycisphaeraceae bacterium D3-23 genome. Coding sequences within it:
- a CDS encoding PEP-CTERM sorting domain-containing protein (PEP-CTERM proteins occur, often in large numbers, in the proteomes of bacteria that also encode an exosortase, a predicted intramembrane cysteine proteinase. The presence of a PEP-CTERM domain at a protein's C-terminus predicts cleavage within the sorting domain, followed by covalent anchoring to some some component of the (usually Gram-negative) cell surface. Many PEP-CTERM proteins exhibit an unusual sequence composition that includes large numbers of potential glycosylation sites. Expression of one such protein has been shown restore the ability of a bacterium to form floc, a type of biofilm.), whose translation is MKKLTRTVLAVCAAGLLGSAAQAQVTTDPYLFESPSFGAADGTFEWDTFAGAFAGPHAADVGSAGMGAASLTPGVFTPVPMDGPPFGLVTGSSNLYSGGNTGSYDIELTGLADAEAFTTVVLQIAYIPGEVPFATSLQLNGSDATERVDRGTANGVLHGLVGSPNDTTYLWAQWQVAAGEDYVISFDTANHTNLAAVRIDYINDAAVVDAVAAGAVPEPTGLALLIGGAALCTARRRR
- a CDS encoding prepilin-type N-terminal cleavage/methylation domain-containing protein, giving the protein MRNKQAFTLVELLVVISIIALLIAILLPALGAARRSAQQTREMSASHMVLLANRMWIDEHKGRLFPTTDYTPNYNVRNDHGDIIWNASTHSGDAGAYTGYSWRLAPYFDYNLEGALLINGQEAILDQYNPASPTYYNYLTNLVPSLGINYNMDLPYHASLNPDPLNKEAQVQSPSHLLVTASARSYVFPEYASGNRDVREPTGTYDPNPAMANTFGNLDLRWNLKAVVGHLDGHTEMLGEQDILDAPGLWDGTPR
- a CDS encoding transposase, which produces METCRSPWTVMRVAHDVATRTLPEYASPFSRHDFTLAQLFACLVAREMMKLSYRKAEALLNDTDWCARLGMAKVPDASTLCRAFETIVGLTQANRMLDLIIGVMKTRGFTGDTLALDSTMFDTHPRSRHYERRCRRHASDDKNTIRQRRSDTAKRLPKLAVGIDTRTHLIASAVAKTGLGSDAPDFVPLLVDGDRRLLVTHVLADAGYDSGRNHYLARDRLGVRSWIKAKVGRPARPRWPATDPYRRSMQRELAGTQQGRRYGQRAQVETVMSMLKRNLGDAPRARTRHAREMALLLKVLVHNLMIVRRRRGSQQSLSDTVFPETRKRYPTGSVATLRMFGACSICAPGFERLHDTGWKPADRHGR
- a CDS encoding transposase yields the protein METCRSPWTVMRVAHDVATRTLPEYASPFSRHDFTLAQLFACLVAREMMKLSYRKAVALLNDTDWCARLGMAKVPDASTLCRAFETIVGLTQANRMLDLIIGVMKTRGFTGDTLALDSTMFDTHPRSRHYERRCRRHASDDKNTIRQRRSDTAKRLPKLAVGIDTRTHLIASAVAKTGLGSDAPDFVPLLVDGDRRLLVTHVLADAGYDSGRNHYLARDRLGVRSWIKAKVGRPARPRWPATDPYRRSMQRELAGTQQGRRYGQRAQVETVMSMLKRNLGDAPRARTRHAREMALLLKVLVHNLMIVRRRRGSQQSLSDTVFGGDAVLGGGDASRFLSTRTRCGGRRCGAWCWRGVGRGGRLGCRSGL